GCGGCGCTTCCGGGAACGCTTTCGAGAAGGCCGCAAGACGTTCTCCCACATGGTGTTCAATCCCGAGCAGCAGCGCGCCATGGTGACGACTTACACGCTGGAGGAAGAGGAAGAGGTTTCGCTTTTGGGCGCGCGCAAGCGTCTTCTGCGTGTGCGCGTGGAGCAGGACATTCTGCCCGGCGTCGTCTCCTACGCTTGGGTGGACAAGGAGGGTCGTATACACAAGATGCTCCTTCCGATGGGGGGGCTCGCTACGGTCGAGGCGGTACGGACCACGAAGGAGCGCGCGATGTCCCCCACGGGGCCCGCCGAGGTGCTCGCGCAGACGCTCCTTGTGCCCGACGTGCCCGTGAAGAACCCGCTCAACGCCACGCGCATCGTCTACCGCATCGGCTTTCGCGACCCGGAAAAGATTCCCTCCTTTCCCCCGGACGGCCGGCAGACCGTGCGCGTCCGGAAGGGCTCGGTTCTCACGCTCGAGGTGAAGCGCCCCGAAGCGCCACCCCGGGCGCGTGGGGAAGAGTCGGCGCCGCCAGAGGAAAAATACCTATCTCCGAACCCTCACCTTCAGTCGGACGACGAGGCGCTGCGCAAAGTCGCGGCCGAGGTCACGCGCGACCAGAGGAGACCCTGGGAGAAGGCCTCGGCGCTCACGCACTGGGTCTACCGCCGTATCGAAAAGAAGGACCTGGGAGTGGGCTTCGCTTCCGCGAAGGACGTGTTCGAGAATCCGCGCGGCGACTGCACCGAGCATGCCGTGCTCCTTGCGGCCATGCTTCGCGCCGTGGACATTCCATCGCGCGTGGCCGCGGGGCTCGTCTACTCGCCCGTGCTCGGCGCGTTCGGCTACCACATGTGGACGGAGGCTTTCGTCGAAAACAAGTGGCATGCCCTCGATGCGATGTTCGACGAAACGCTCCTCGATCCCACGCATTTGAAGTTCACGGACTCTGCGCTCGACGAGGGTATCGACCCCGCGTTTATGAGCGAGTTTATTGCGTTCCTTCAAAACATGGAAATCAGGATCGTCACGGTGAACCATGAATAATTATTGGAAGATTTCAAGTTTTCTCTGCAACGGGAGTGAATTTACGAATGACCGCGGAAGGCGGGCGGCGACGGCTGCCGCCGTCATCATGCTGCTGGCCGCGCTTGGGGCGGGCGCGGTTTGGGGAGAGGTTAGGTTCGGCAAGAAGGATAAGGGGGCGGAATCCGCTGCCTCGAACGAGGTGGTGTCCGCGTTCCAGGGACAGCATGTCGTGCCGCGCGTGGATTTGCCGCGCGGCAACCTTGTCATCAGGGGAGGCGTTGTGGATTTCGCCGAAATCGAGCGCCGAGCCGCCATAGTGGGTGAAGGCCCGCGCGCTGGAAGCGTTGTCCGCATGGACGAGGTGAGCGTCGGCTCTGAAAAAATTCGCTTCGTGCTCCGGGAGCCCGGCAAAAAACCCGACCCGCGCGCGCTGGGCCTCATCGTCCGCCCCGCGAAGGGAGAGACGCCCGGCGCGTATCGGAGCGTCGAGCGTTTGACGGGTTTGTTCGAGGAGTTGTTTGAGTTCGTCGAGCCGCCTGCTGAGCCCGCGCCCGCCTACGTCGTGAAGCGGCCCACCACACCCGCTCCTGCACCCCAAGAAGCACCGGAGCCTGCCGAGACGGAGCGCCGCCCCCCGCCGCCTTCTTTTGACGATGCCGCGCCTGCAACCCAGGAAGCTCCGGAGCCCGCCGAGACGGAGCGCCGCCCCCCGCCGCCGCCTTCTTCTGACGACGCGGCGCCTTCGGAAGCCGACGAGCAGCCGGCCGGCGACGAATCGGAAGGAATCGTGGACGGGCCGACGCTTGCCACCGGGATGAGCAAGCAGGAGCTTGTCGAGCAGTTCGGGGAGCCGCTTGAGCGCGACGTCTCGTTCGAGGGCGACGTCGTCGTGGAAAAATGGTTCTACGAATTTTCCGACCACTCGTCCGTGCTCGTCTTCCTGCGCGACGGCGTGGTCGAGCGGATCAAGCGGTTCTAGGGAGGGGTTTCAAGGGGTTCAGAGAGTTCAGTACGCTCAGGGGGGGGGCGGAAAGTATTGGAGTGTTTCAGCAGATGAAGGCGATCGTCAAGGCCAAGCCCGTCGGGGGACGGGAAGGCACCGAGTTGCGCGACGTGCCCGCCCCGAAGCCCGGAAGGGGTGAGGTGGTCGTGAAGGTGCTTGCGAGCGGCCTCTGCGGCTCCGACCGCCACATCTACAACTGGACCGGCGGAATGGACGAGTACATCAAGCCGCCCCGTGTCTACGGCCATGAGTTCTGCGGTGAGGTGGCCGAGCTGGGCCCACACGTGAAGAAGCATCTCGCGGTCGGCGACTACGTGTCCGCCGAGATGCACGTCACCTGCGGCAGCTGCTATCTCTGCCGCACGGGGCAGGGACACGTCTGCCAGGAAACCAAGATATTGGGCATTCACGACGACGGGTGCTTTGCCGAGTACGTCAAGGTGCCGGCGCGCAACGTCCTGAAGCTCGACCGGACTCTGATCCCGCCGCGCGTGGGAGCCTTTCTCGACGCCCTCGGAAACGCCGTACACGTGGCATTCGAGTTTCCCTTCACGGGGCGGAGCGTCGCCGTCACCGGCTACGGCCCCATCGGCGCGATGGCGGCCTCCATCGCCCACATGGGCGGCGCGGGCGCCGTTCACATCACGGAAATTGCTCCGTTCGCCCTCGAGAGGGCGCGCGAGTGGAAGAAATCCACCGGCGCGGAGCACGTGTACATCTACGACACGTCGCAGGGGGGCGACGAGGCCGTGGCCGCGATCCGCGAGTCGACGGGCGGCGGCACGGACCTCCTGTGGGAGATGTCCGGCGACCCGCGGGCCATCAACGACGGCTTCCGCATGCTGCGCCCGGGGGGCGTCGCCGCGCTCCTGGGGCTTCCCAAGGACCCGCGCGTCACGATCGGGCGCTATTACAGCGACGTCATCTGGCGGGGGCTCACGCTCAAGGGGATCGTGGGGCGCAGGATGTTCGAGACATGGCACCGGATGCTCGCGCTTTTCGAGGGCGGCCTGCGCGTCGAGCACGTCGTGACGGGCGAGTTCGAGGGGCTGGAGAAATTTCTCGAGGCCATGGAGACCTTCAACGACGGCCGCTCGCTCAAGGTCGTGGTCTATCCGGGAGGGAAGCCGTAGAGAGAGTTCAGGGAGTTCGGGGAATTCAGAAGGAAGGAAGAGCGATGCTCGAGGAAAAAGTCGAAGACAGATTGCAGGAAACCCTGAGGGAAATCCGCTCCGGGGGCCTCTGGAAGGAGGAGCGCGTCCTTACCTCGCCGCAGGGGGCCGGAATTCGCGTCGAGACACCCGAGGGCGAGCGCGAGGTTCTCAACTTCTGCGCGAACAATTACCTCGGGCTTGCCAACCACCCGCGCCTCCTCGCCGCCGCGGAGCGCGGCCTCGCGTCGCACGGACTCGGCCTCGCGTCGGTGCGCTTCATCTGCGGCACGCAGGATATGCACAAGACGCTCGAAGAGCGACTCTCGGAATTTTTGCGGACCGACGACACGATTCTCTACACGTCCTGCTTCGACGCGAACGGCGGGCTCTTCGAGACGCTCCTGAGCGCCGAGGACGCCGTCATCTCGGACGCGCTGAACCATGCCTCCATCATCGACGGCATTCGCCTCTGCAAGGCCGAGCGCCGCCGCTTCAAGCACCTCGACATGGACGACCTCGAGCGCCACCTCAAGGAGACCCGCAATAAGCGCACGCGCCTC
The DNA window shown above is from Acidobacteriota bacterium and carries:
- a CDS encoding transglutaminase domain-containing protein, with the protein product MEIFRVIFPRVCRLVGAAGPKHGRPSRRFSFILALVPALVFVLAGPAAARAPASFVPSELLEEDWYALSWNGQHAGYIHSVAEQGRDSGKREWIRSRTRVEMALSRMEMEIRVTMGGELWEVPGKGLRTFSFVMQMGPLGEMRYAGERKGDVLRITGTSAGKSYEREIPWQEGTLSPFEEMRRFRERFREGRKTFSHMVFNPEQQRAMVTTYTLEEEEEVSLLGARKRLLRVRVEQDILPGVVSYAWVDKEGRIHKMLLPMGGLATVEAVRTTKERAMSPTGPAEVLAQTLLVPDVPVKNPLNATRIVYRIGFRDPEKIPSFPPDGRQTVRVRKGSVLTLEVKRPEAPPRARGEESAPPEEKYLSPNPHLQSDDEALRKVAAEVTRDQRRPWEKASALTHWVYRRIEKKDLGVGFASAKDVFENPRGDCTEHAVLLAAMLRAVDIPSRVAAGLVYSPVLGAFGYHMWTEAFVENKWHALDAMFDETLLDPTHLKFTDSALDEGIDPAFMSEFIAFLQNMEIRIVTVNHE
- a CDS encoding alcohol dehydrogenase catalytic domain-containing protein, whose amino-acid sequence is MKAIVKAKPVGGREGTELRDVPAPKPGRGEVVVKVLASGLCGSDRHIYNWTGGMDEYIKPPRVYGHEFCGEVAELGPHVKKHLAVGDYVSAEMHVTCGSCYLCRTGQGHVCQETKILGIHDDGCFAEYVKVPARNVLKLDRTLIPPRVGAFLDALGNAVHVAFEFPFTGRSVAVTGYGPIGAMAASIAHMGGAGAVHITEIAPFALERAREWKKSTGAEHVYIYDTSQGGDEAVAAIRESTGGGTDLLWEMSGDPRAINDGFRMLRPGGVAALLGLPKDPRVTIGRYYSDVIWRGLTLKGIVGRRMFETWHRMLALFEGGLRVEHVVTGEFEGLEKFLEAMETFNDGRSLKVVVYPGGKP